In a genomic window of Microterricola viridarii:
- a CDS encoding metallophosphoesterase family protein gives MKKPLVTSPAVVMAPRADGFEVVWGVSRLSRGRLEWATGEEAGVAYSDAFGMVPQSDRVLRVRLNGMPAGAEVRVRAVTEAVTGRGVKGAAERHESEWKTVRTLDPAAGSAHFAVWNDTHRHKKTLRALHAATPEVDMLIWNGDLCNDWKHPSTFVDTVLDPAGCDVSRGRPLTISLGNHDVRGTWAYQLQEYVATPEGRPYTAFRVGPVAGIVLHTGEDKPDGHPSFKGRVAFEALRAEQAQWLREATARPEIRDAPYRVVFCHIPLRWVDEHEVDYEHGGYDSFSKMSRDEWHDALSAWGAQIVVSGHMHETASIPPSDEFGYAQLVSGGPEASARSKEAATWVEGVANAGELVLTMRDLSGAVLHEVRLEPLA, from the coding sequence ATGAAGAAGCCACTCGTGACCAGCCCCGCCGTCGTGATGGCCCCCCGCGCCGACGGCTTCGAGGTGGTCTGGGGCGTCAGCCGGCTGAGCCGCGGGCGGCTGGAGTGGGCCACGGGCGAGGAGGCCGGCGTGGCCTACTCCGACGCCTTCGGCATGGTGCCGCAGAGCGACCGCGTTCTGCGGGTGCGCCTGAACGGGATGCCGGCCGGCGCCGAGGTGCGCGTGCGCGCCGTGACCGAGGCCGTCACCGGCAGGGGCGTGAAGGGCGCGGCCGAGCGCCACGAGAGCGAGTGGAAGACGGTGCGCACGCTCGACCCGGCGGCGGGCAGCGCGCACTTCGCCGTGTGGAACGACACGCACCGCCACAAGAAGACCCTGAGGGCGCTGCACGCCGCGACGCCCGAGGTCGACATGCTGATCTGGAACGGCGACCTCTGCAACGACTGGAAGCACCCGTCGACCTTCGTCGACACCGTGCTGGACCCGGCCGGCTGCGATGTGAGCCGCGGACGGCCACTCACCATCTCGCTCGGCAACCACGACGTGCGCGGCACCTGGGCGTACCAGCTGCAGGAGTACGTGGCCACGCCGGAGGGGCGGCCGTACACGGCGTTCCGCGTGGGCCCGGTCGCCGGCATCGTGTTGCACACCGGCGAGGACAAGCCTGACGGGCATCCGAGCTTCAAGGGCCGGGTCGCGTTCGAGGCGCTCCGCGCCGAGCAGGCGCAGTGGCTCCGCGAGGCGACCGCCCGCCCCGAGATCCGCGACGCCCCGTACCGGGTGGTGTTCTGCCACATCCCGCTGCGCTGGGTGGACGAGCACGAGGTCGACTACGAGCACGGCGGCTACGACAGCTTCAGCAAGATGAGCCGCGACGAGTGGCACGACGCGCTCAGCGCGTGGGGCGCCCAGATCGTGGTGTCCGGGCACATGCACGAGACGGCCTCGATCCCGCCGAGCGACGAGTTCGGCTACGCCCAGCTCGTCAGCGGGGGGCCGGAAGCCAGCGCCCGCTCGAAGGAGGCGGCGACCTGGGTCGAGGGCGTGGCGAACGCCGGCGAGCTGGTGCTGACCATGCGCGACCTCTCCGGCGCGGTGCTGCACGAGGTGCGGCTGGAGCCGCTCGCCTAG
- a CDS encoding DUF5054 domain-containing protein — protein MITTVHVIFKTHLDLGFTDTAKNVTDRYVHEFLPRAIELAAELDRRGGAARFVWTTGSWLIHEALRLGSASEQAALEAAIRAGQVRWHGLPMTTHTELMDAGLLEHGISIGRALDARFGTHTIAAKMTDVPGHTIGLVPFLQRAGLEYLHLGVNGASAVPEVPEFFVWRAPDGSEVVVNYAQSYGAATEFGVAVVPGGEDAMHLAHTGDNFGPPSAESVEELFVGLAAAYPGARIIASTLDSFAEAVLAARDRLPVLEQEIGDSWIHGAGSDPVLTARLRELLRLRSHWVASGQLVPGTPECDAFSDGLLLVPEHTWGEDLKTHLADYVNYEKADFARARAADRIDPSQNPAEFDAFAWAYTEHPRPEGLSYSAFEASWAEQRAHIDRALAALAPARRAQAVAALESCRPDGLALAGEAWSEVDPAAAHRAGAYTVRIGEDGALVSLVDGQGVEWADPGHPLAAYRYQTFDERDEQRWMGEYNRDREATGMWAIPDFSKPGLAIAETLPATVFAPRVASASRHDDGDATTLALRLELPAEACEHWGGARDIRLSYRFPHRPGPIQITLDLAGKDASRLPEAGWLGFRPRTGAGEWRLDKLGTAVDPQDVVRNGGHALHAVGAVRHRGEGAAGGLSLQPLDSPLVAVGEPKLFRFDNAVPDPDAGFHVNLHNNVWGTNFTMWFDDDLRSRFVLELHSNAEEKR, from the coding sequence ATGATCACTACCGTCCACGTTATCTTCAAAACCCACCTCGACTTGGGTTTCACGGACACGGCCAAGAACGTCACCGACCGCTACGTGCACGAGTTCCTGCCGCGCGCGATCGAGCTCGCCGCCGAGCTGGACCGCCGCGGGGGAGCAGCCCGCTTCGTCTGGACGACCGGCTCGTGGCTCATCCACGAGGCGCTGCGGCTCGGCAGCGCCTCGGAACAGGCTGCCCTCGAAGCGGCGATCCGCGCCGGCCAGGTGCGCTGGCACGGCCTGCCGATGACGACGCACACCGAGCTGATGGACGCCGGCCTGCTGGAGCACGGCATCTCCATCGGCCGCGCCCTCGACGCCCGCTTCGGCACGCACACCATCGCGGCGAAGATGACGGACGTGCCCGGCCACACGATCGGGCTCGTCCCGTTCCTGCAGCGCGCGGGGCTGGAGTACCTCCACCTCGGGGTGAACGGGGCATCCGCCGTGCCCGAGGTGCCGGAGTTCTTCGTCTGGCGGGCGCCGGATGGCAGCGAGGTCGTCGTCAACTACGCGCAGAGCTACGGCGCCGCCACGGAGTTCGGCGTGGCCGTTGTGCCCGGCGGCGAGGACGCCATGCACCTCGCCCACACCGGCGACAACTTCGGGCCGCCCTCCGCCGAGAGCGTGGAGGAGCTGTTCGTCGGCCTCGCCGCCGCCTACCCGGGCGCGCGCATCATCGCGTCCACGCTGGACTCCTTCGCCGAGGCGGTGCTCGCGGCGCGCGACCGGCTGCCGGTGCTCGAGCAGGAGATCGGCGACTCGTGGATCCACGGCGCCGGCAGCGACCCGGTGCTGACCGCGCGCCTGCGCGAGCTGCTGCGGCTGCGCAGCCACTGGGTCGCCTCCGGCCAGCTGGTTCCCGGCACGCCGGAGTGCGACGCCTTCAGCGACGGCCTGCTGCTCGTGCCCGAGCACACCTGGGGGGAAGACCTGAAGACCCACCTGGCCGATTACGTGAACTACGAGAAGGCCGACTTCGCCCGGGCCCGGGCCGCCGACCGGATCGACCCCAGCCAGAATCCGGCCGAGTTCGACGCCTTTGCCTGGGCCTACACGGAGCACCCGCGGCCGGAAGGGCTCAGCTACTCCGCCTTCGAGGCCTCCTGGGCCGAGCAACGGGCACACATCGACCGCGCCCTGGCGGCGCTGGCACCCGCGCGGCGCGCACAGGCCGTCGCCGCGCTGGAGAGCTGCCGGCCCGACGGGCTGGCGCTCGCGGGGGAGGCGTGGAGCGAGGTCGACCCGGCGGCGGCGCACCGCGCCGGCGCGTACACTGTGCGCATTGGAGAGGACGGCGCGCTCGTGTCGCTCGTCGATGGCCAGGGCGTCGAGTGGGCCGACCCCGGCCACCCGCTCGCCGCCTACCGTTATCAGACCTTCGACGAGCGCGACGAGCAGCGCTGGATGGGGGAGTACAACCGCGATCGGGAGGCCACCGGCATGTGGGCGATCCCCGACTTCTCGAAGCCGGGCCTGGCCATCGCCGAGACGCTGCCGGCCACGGTGTTCGCACCGCGGGTCGCCTCCGCCTCGCGGCACGACGACGGTGACGCCACGACCCTGGCGCTGCGCCTCGAGCTTCCGGCCGAGGCGTGCGAGCACTGGGGCGGCGCGCGCGACATCCGGCTGTCCTACCGCTTCCCGCACCGGCCCGGCCCGATCCAGATCACGCTCGACCTCGCGGGCAAGGACGCCTCCCGGCTGCCAGAGGCCGGCTGGCTCGGCTTCCGGCCCCGCACCGGCGCGGGCGAGTGGCGGCTCGACAAGCTCGGCACGGCCGTCGACCCACAGGACGTCGTGCGGAACGGCGGGCACGCCCTGCACGCCGTGGGCGCGGTGCGACACCGAGGCGAGGGCGCCGCGGGCGGCCTCAGCCTGCAGCCGCTCGACTCGCCGCTCGTCGCCGTCGGCGAGCCGAAACTCTTCCGCTTCGACAACGCGGTCCCCGACCCGGATGCCGGATTCCACGTCAACCTGCACAACAATGTCTGGGGAACAAACTTCACCATGTGGTTCGACGACGACCTGCGCTCGCGATTCGTGCTCGAGCTCCACAGCAACGCCGAGGAGAAGCGATGA
- a CDS encoding glycoside hydrolase family 13 protein has product MLSTPSQPRESGDLSPFSLAESRAGSEWWRTAVIYQVYPRSFADSDGDGIGDLPGITARLGALQALGVDAVWISPFYPSPQRDGGYDVSDYCDVDPLFGTLADFDALLAEAHARGMRVIADLVPNHSSDRHPWFQAALAAGPGSPERARYHFRDGRGVGGNEPPNNWQSWFGGPAWTRLGGDDGQPGQWYLHLFDSSQPDFDWSSEEVREEFRRVLRFWLDRGLDGFRVDVASSLVKADGLPDIDPDADPQYEPHSGQPGVHEIFRDWRALLEGYPGDRILVAEAWVQPLSRRAEWVRPDEMHQAFNDLFDVWDAPALRARIDATLAAFSAVGAPASWVASNHDSVRHATSLSFPDAPYGGIGPRTPDVPDYDDCLPRARAQALLNLGLPGGAYVYQGEELGLPEVTEIPDELRQDPTFFRTQGEQYGRDGCRVPIPWEAEAPSYGFGPGPASWLPQPERWARLARDRQQGDPESVLSLYQAAIALRREHALGAGQLEWVDGHPDGVLAFRSAGVTVLVNMGESAAALPAGEILLASAPIHDRTLSPNTAVWMHS; this is encoded by the coding sequence TTGCTGTCAACCCCCTCGCAGCCCCGAGAATCAGGGGATCTGTCCCCCTTCTCGCTCGCGGAGTCGCGCGCCGGATCCGAGTGGTGGCGCACCGCCGTCATCTATCAGGTCTACCCGCGCTCGTTCGCCGACTCTGATGGCGATGGCATCGGTGATCTGCCCGGAATCACCGCGCGGCTCGGCGCATTGCAGGCGCTCGGGGTCGACGCGGTGTGGATCTCTCCCTTCTACCCGTCCCCGCAGCGAGACGGGGGGTACGACGTGTCCGACTATTGCGACGTCGACCCGCTGTTCGGCACACTCGCCGACTTCGACGCATTGCTGGCCGAGGCGCACGCCCGGGGCATGCGCGTGATCGCCGACCTGGTTCCCAACCACTCCAGTGACCGGCATCCGTGGTTCCAGGCGGCACTGGCCGCGGGCCCCGGCAGCCCCGAGCGGGCGCGCTACCACTTCCGCGACGGGCGCGGCGTGGGCGGGAACGAGCCACCGAACAACTGGCAGTCGTGGTTCGGCGGTCCCGCGTGGACCCGGCTCGGTGGCGATGACGGCCAGCCCGGCCAGTGGTACCTCCACCTCTTCGACAGCTCCCAGCCCGACTTCGACTGGTCCAGTGAGGAGGTGCGCGAGGAGTTCCGCCGGGTGCTGCGCTTCTGGCTCGACCGCGGGCTGGACGGCTTCCGGGTGGACGTGGCGAGCAGCCTCGTCAAGGCCGACGGCCTCCCCGACATTGACCCGGACGCCGACCCGCAGTACGAGCCGCACAGCGGCCAGCCCGGCGTGCATGAGATCTTCCGCGACTGGCGTGCCCTGCTCGAGGGCTACCCCGGAGACCGCATTCTCGTGGCCGAGGCCTGGGTGCAGCCGCTCAGCCGCCGGGCGGAGTGGGTGCGCCCCGACGAGATGCACCAGGCGTTCAATGACCTCTTCGACGTGTGGGACGCCCCGGCGCTGCGCGCGCGCATCGATGCGACCCTCGCCGCATTCTCGGCGGTCGGCGCCCCGGCGAGCTGGGTCGCATCCAACCACGACTCGGTGCGGCACGCGACCTCGCTCTCGTTCCCGGATGCGCCGTACGGTGGCATCGGGCCGCGCACGCCTGACGTGCCGGACTACGACGACTGCCTGCCCCGGGCTCGGGCGCAGGCGCTCCTCAATCTCGGGCTTCCCGGAGGCGCCTACGTCTACCAGGGCGAGGAGCTCGGCTTGCCAGAGGTGACCGAGATTCCCGACGAGCTCCGGCAGGATCCGACGTTCTTCCGGACACAGGGCGAGCAGTACGGCCGTGACGGATGCCGGGTGCCGATCCCGTGGGAGGCCGAGGCCCCGTCGTACGGCTTCGGCCCGGGGCCGGCATCCTGGCTGCCGCAGCCCGAGCGCTGGGCGCGGCTCGCGCGTGACCGCCAGCAGGGCGACCCGGAATCCGTGCTGAGCCTCTACCAGGCGGCCATCGCCCTGCGCCGTGAGCACGCGCTCGGGGCCGGGCAGCTGGAGTGGGTGGATGGCCACCCCGACGGCGTGCTGGCGTTCCGCTCTGCCGGCGTCACCGTGCTCGTGAACATGGGGGAGTCCGCCGCCGCGCTCCCCGCTGGCGAGATCCTGCTTGCGAGCGCACCGATCCACGACCGTACCCTTTCCCCCAACACCGCTGTTTGGATGCACTCATGA
- a CDS encoding carbohydrate ABC transporter permease, with product MTTGSLNTELVVTGAPKAGAKLMPRTAHRRRDWSGWLFVGPFMAIFLLVLIAPLIYAIFLSLFRETLVGGNSFVGLENYAQALTDPKFWDGLLRVTIFLFVQVPIMLGLSLFAALALDSARLRWVPLFRLSIFLPYAIPGVVAVMIWGYMYGSQFGLVADLNDLLGFKLPEPLSNSYLMAAIGNIVTWEFVGYNMLIFFSGLKAIPQELYEAAEIDGAGPFRTIFSIKLPSIRGALVIATLFSIIGSFQLFNEPTMLRAIAPNLISSYFTPNIYAFNLSFSGSMFNYAAAIAILSGIITMIVAFIAQNPEGFNFKKKSKKEEQA from the coding sequence ATGACGACGGGCTCGTTAAATACTGAACTGGTCGTCACCGGCGCCCCGAAGGCCGGCGCGAAGCTCATGCCGCGCACCGCGCACCGTCGCCGCGATTGGTCGGGCTGGCTGTTCGTCGGCCCGTTCATGGCGATCTTCCTGCTCGTGCTGATCGCGCCGCTCATCTACGCGATCTTCCTCAGCCTGTTCCGCGAGACCCTGGTCGGAGGCAACTCCTTCGTCGGTCTGGAGAACTACGCGCAGGCCCTGACGGACCCGAAGTTCTGGGACGGCCTGCTGCGCGTCACGATCTTCCTCTTCGTGCAGGTGCCGATCATGCTGGGCCTCTCACTGTTCGCGGCGCTCGCCCTGGACAGCGCGCGACTGCGGTGGGTGCCGCTGTTCCGGCTCTCGATCTTCCTGCCGTACGCCATTCCCGGCGTCGTGGCCGTGATGATCTGGGGCTACATGTATGGCTCGCAGTTCGGTCTGGTCGCGGACCTCAACGACCTCCTCGGATTCAAGCTGCCCGAACCGCTCTCGAACAGCTACCTCATGGCAGCGATAGGAAACATCGTGACCTGGGAGTTCGTCGGCTACAACATGCTGATCTTCTTCTCCGGCCTCAAGGCCATTCCGCAGGAGCTCTACGAGGCGGCGGAGATTGACGGCGCCGGCCCTTTCCGCACCATCTTCAGCATCAAGCTGCCCAGCATCCGCGGCGCCCTGGTCATCGCGACGCTGTTCTCGATCATTGGCAGCTTCCAGCTCTTCAATGAGCCGACGATGCTGCGCGCGATCGCCCCGAACCTGATCTCGAGCTACTTCACCCCGAACATCTACGCGTTCAACCTCTCGTTCTCCGGCTCCATGTTCAACTACGCCGCCGCGATCGCGATCCTCTCGGGCATCATCACGATGATCGTCGCCTTCATCGCCCAGAACCCCGAGGGTTTCAACTTCAAGAAGAAGTCCAAGAAGGAGGAGCAGGCATGA
- a CDS encoding carbohydrate ABC transporter permease, whose protein sequence is MTAAESVTRTARTPSRLASGQLPAAARTPKRKPGGSRHRRASVSLTILMTLMLLYCLVPLFWLIANASKSRENLYNSFSLWFAGDFALFENIGRVLTYHDGIFVRWFGNTILYVVVGAGGATLLATLAGYGLAKYRFPGRRAVLAIILGAIAVPNTALAVPQFLLFSKLQLTNTPWAVIIPSLVSAFGLYLVWVYAAEAIPDELLEAARLDGAGELRIFFSISLRQLAPALITVLMFSVVATWNNYFLPLIMLSDQNWYPLTVGLSQWASASSSIGGEAIPELVITASLLTVIPIAGAFLYLQRYWQSGLTSGAVK, encoded by the coding sequence ATGACCGCCGCAGAAAGCGTGACGCGCACGGCACGCACACCCAGCCGCCTGGCGAGCGGGCAGCTGCCGGCCGCCGCCCGCACGCCAAAGCGCAAGCCCGGCGGTTCGCGGCATCGGCGGGCATCCGTCTCGCTGACGATCTTGATGACGCTGATGCTCCTGTACTGCCTGGTGCCGCTGTTCTGGCTGATCGCAAACGCGAGCAAGAGCCGCGAGAACCTCTACAACTCGTTCTCGCTCTGGTTCGCCGGGGACTTCGCACTCTTCGAGAACATCGGCAGGGTCTTGACCTATCACGACGGAATCTTCGTGCGCTGGTTCGGCAACACGATCCTGTACGTCGTCGTCGGTGCCGGCGGCGCAACGCTGCTGGCCACCCTGGCTGGCTACGGGCTCGCGAAGTACCGCTTCCCCGGGCGCCGGGCCGTGCTCGCCATCATCCTCGGCGCCATCGCCGTTCCCAACACGGCGCTCGCTGTGCCGCAGTTCTTGCTGTTCAGCAAGCTCCAGCTGACCAACACCCCCTGGGCCGTGATCATCCCCTCACTCGTGAGCGCCTTCGGCCTCTACTTGGTCTGGGTCTACGCGGCAGAGGCGATACCCGACGAGCTGCTTGAGGCCGCCCGGCTCGACGGAGCCGGCGAGCTGCGCATCTTCTTCTCCATCTCCCTGCGCCAGCTTGCACCCGCTCTGATCACCGTGCTGATGTTCTCGGTGGTCGCGACCTGGAACAACTACTTCCTCCCGCTGATCATGTTGAGCGACCAGAACTGGTATCCGCTCACGGTCGGCCTGAGCCAGTGGGCCTCCGCCTCCAGCTCCATCGGCGGCGAGGCGATCCCCGAACTGGTCATCACCGCCTCGCTGCTCACCGTCATCCCGATCGCCGGCGCCTTCCTCTATCTGCAGCGCTACTGGCAGTCCGGGCTGACCAGCGGCGCCGTGAAGTAA
- a CDS encoding ABC transporter substrate-binding protein — translation MKNSHSNWMRIGAVLGASALLLGTMSGCAADGGSAGGSKEDVDAALDVETTLTWWTWGDDTQEMADAFTKENPKIKIDVVKMDNPDAVVTKLQNAVKAGTGAPDLVPAEYQTIPQLTMGGALADMSEYGIDDFAADFTESTWNAMNFGGKQTGIPMDSGPMVMIYNQELFNAAGITEAPKTWDEYATAAAAINAHDPEAYIANSGDAGFITSMFWASGGRPFQVEGENVTIDLQDAGTKKFADYWGTLLTANQLSPLSTWSDEWSKALEQNKLGSLLMGSWMISGMDDYSPNGTWRVAQIPSWDGKSASAQNGGSGLAVTEQSKNKAAAAAVLEFMATGTGRDIQNTKGFPGTTAIMEDPAWLDFEFPAYGGQKANQEGKTASENVVDGWQYLPFQGYANNIFGDTVGKALGEKGDINAGLVAWQADLVEYGNAQGFTVNK, via the coding sequence ATGAAGAACTCCCACAGCAACTGGATGAGGATTGGTGCCGTTCTCGGCGCCAGCGCCCTCCTCCTCGGCACGATGTCTGGCTGCGCCGCCGACGGCGGTTCAGCAGGCGGAAGCAAAGAGGACGTCGACGCGGCTCTCGATGTCGAGACCACACTGACGTGGTGGACCTGGGGCGACGACACCCAGGAGATGGCCGACGCCTTCACCAAGGAGAACCCGAAGATCAAGATCGACGTCGTCAAGATGGACAACCCGGACGCCGTCGTCACCAAGCTGCAGAACGCGGTCAAGGCGGGCACCGGCGCCCCCGACCTCGTTCCGGCCGAGTACCAGACCATCCCGCAGCTCACCATGGGCGGCGCACTGGCCGACATGAGCGAGTACGGCATCGACGACTTCGCAGCCGACTTCACCGAGTCGACCTGGAACGCCATGAACTTCGGCGGCAAGCAGACCGGCATCCCGATGGACTCCGGCCCCATGGTCATGATCTACAACCAGGAGCTCTTCAACGCGGCCGGCATCACCGAGGCGCCGAAGACGTGGGACGAGTACGCCACCGCCGCCGCCGCCATCAACGCCCACGACCCGGAGGCCTACATCGCCAACAGCGGTGACGCCGGCTTCATCACCAGCATGTTCTGGGCTTCGGGCGGCCGTCCGTTCCAGGTCGAGGGCGAGAACGTCACCATCGACCTGCAGGATGCCGGCACCAAGAAGTTCGCCGACTACTGGGGCACGCTCCTCACGGCCAACCAGCTCTCCCCGCTCTCGACGTGGTCGGACGAGTGGAGCAAGGCACTCGAGCAGAACAAGCTCGGATCGCTGCTGATGGGCTCCTGGATGATCTCGGGCATGGACGACTACAGCCCCAACGGCACCTGGCGCGTCGCGCAGATCCCCTCGTGGGACGGCAAGTCCGCATCCGCCCAGAACGGCGGCAGTGGTCTCGCGGTCACCGAGCAGAGCAAGAACAAGGCCGCTGCCGCTGCCGTGCTCGAGTTCATGGCTACCGGCACCGGTCGCGACATCCAGAACACCAAGGGCTTCCCGGGCACCACCGCCATCATGGAGGACCCGGCCTGGCTCGACTTCGAGTTCCCCGCCTACGGCGGCCAGAAGGCCAACCAGGAGGGCAAGACCGCCTCGGAGAACGTGGTTGACGGATGGCAGTATCTGCCGTTCCAGGGCTACGCGAACAACATCTTCGGCGACACCGTCGGCAAGGCACTCGGCGAGAAGGGCGACATCAACGCCGGACTCGTGGCGTGGCAGGCCGACCTCGTCGAGTATGGCAACGCACAGGGCTTCACGGTCAACAAGTAA
- a CDS encoding glycoside hydrolase family 35 protein yields MPTFAIGATDFLLDGAPFRVLSGALHYFRVHPEHWADRIHKAKLMGLNTIETYVPWNEHSPSRGEFLTTPQLDLARFLDLVHEAGMHAIVRPGPYICAEWTDGGLPAWLTADQSMTLRTNDPTYVAAVSEYLEDVYAIVRPRQIQHGGPVILVQIENEYGAYASDKDYLRALTALTRAAGIDVPLTTVDQPNDDMLENGSLDELHKTGSFGSRASERLATLRRHQPTGPLMCSEFWCGWFDAWGAPHRVAPDSARELDELLAAGASVNIYMFHGGTNFGFTNGADDKGTYRPTITSYDYDAPLAEDGTPTEKYWQFREVLAKYAPVPDEAPAERTDAPVFEVALNRGIPLWQAGLIAEGSFAHLPTSSEFAAARGFSSYSTEIEHGGLLAFAEVRDRAQVFLNGSPVGTLSRDHHERVVPLPADARGTLTVLVENLGGVNYGPRIGEPKGLIGPATLNGRPLTRWSAGAVLLDDAEAIREALGSAVATVDAADAADAAPGPLCGPALASGRFELAAPVDLHLDTSGWGKGVVWVNGFNLGRYWSRGPLATLYVPGPVLHAGSNEIIVFETIGAERAAARFVARPVLGSSEP; encoded by the coding sequence ATGCCCACTTTCGCCATCGGTGCCACAGACTTCCTTCTCGATGGCGCGCCGTTCCGAGTTCTCTCCGGCGCGCTGCACTACTTCCGTGTGCACCCCGAGCACTGGGCAGACCGCATCCACAAGGCCAAGCTGATGGGCCTGAACACCATCGAGACCTACGTTCCCTGGAACGAGCACTCCCCCAGCCGCGGCGAGTTCCTCACGACCCCGCAGCTCGACCTCGCCCGCTTCCTCGACCTCGTGCACGAGGCGGGAATGCACGCCATCGTGCGGCCCGGGCCCTATATCTGCGCCGAGTGGACCGACGGCGGGCTCCCCGCCTGGCTGACCGCCGACCAGTCGATGACGCTCCGCACGAACGACCCCACCTACGTCGCCGCCGTCTCCGAGTACCTCGAGGACGTCTACGCGATCGTCCGCCCGCGCCAGATCCAGCACGGCGGCCCCGTCATCCTCGTGCAGATCGAGAATGAGTACGGCGCCTATGCCTCCGACAAGGACTACCTGAGGGCCTTGACGGCGCTGACCCGCGCGGCCGGGATCGACGTGCCGCTGACGACTGTGGACCAGCCGAACGACGACATGCTCGAGAACGGAAGCCTCGACGAGCTGCACAAGACCGGCTCCTTCGGCTCCCGCGCGAGCGAGCGCCTGGCCACCCTGCGCCGGCACCAGCCGACCGGCCCGCTGATGTGCTCCGAGTTCTGGTGCGGCTGGTTCGATGCCTGGGGCGCGCCGCACCGCGTCGCACCCGACTCGGCCCGCGAGCTCGACGAGCTGCTGGCGGCCGGGGCATCCGTGAACATCTACATGTTCCACGGAGGCACGAACTTCGGCTTCACCAACGGAGCGGACGACAAGGGCACGTACCGCCCGACGATCACCTCCTATGACTACGACGCGCCGCTGGCCGAGGACGGCACGCCGACCGAGAAGTACTGGCAGTTCCGCGAGGTGCTCGCCAAGTACGCCCCCGTGCCGGACGAGGCCCCGGCTGAGCGCACCGACGCCCCCGTCTTCGAGGTGGCACTGAACCGCGGCATTCCGCTCTGGCAGGCGGGGCTGATCGCGGAGGGCAGCTTCGCCCACCTGCCCACTAGCAGCGAGTTCGCTGCGGCGCGCGGCTTCTCCTCCTACTCCACCGAGATCGAGCACGGCGGCCTGCTCGCCTTCGCCGAGGTGCGCGACCGCGCCCAGGTGTTCCTGAACGGCTCACCCGTCGGCACGCTGAGCCGCGACCACCACGAGCGCGTGGTGCCGCTGCCTGCCGATGCCCGCGGCACGCTGACGGTGCTCGTCGAGAACCTCGGCGGCGTGAACTACGGCCCCCGGATCGGCGAGCCGAAGGGCCTCATCGGCCCGGCCACGCTGAACGGGCGGCCTCTGACGCGCTGGAGCGCCGGTGCCGTGCTGCTGGACGACGCCGAGGCGATCCGGGAGGCGCTGGGTTCCGCGGTGGCCACGGTGGATGCGGCGGATGCGGCGGATGCGGCCCCCGGCCCACTCTGCGGCCCCGCTCTCGCGAGTGGGCGGTTCGAGCTTGCCGCCCCGGTCGACCTGCACCTGGACACCAGCGGCTGGGGCAAGGGCGTCGTCTGGGTGAATGGATTCAACCTCGGCCGTTACTGGAGCCGCGGGCCGCTCGCCACCCTCTACGTGCCGGGGCCGGTGCTGCACGCCGGCAGCAACGAGATCATCGTCTTCGAGACGATCGGCGCCGAGCGCGCCGCGGCCCGCTTCGTCGCGCGGCCAGTGCTCGGCTCCTCCGAGCCGTGA